The sequence AATTCGTCGGGCGACGCGCAGAAGTCCGCGCCTCAGGGCAGCGACCGGAACCTCTTCGGCAACCACTAACAGCCGAAGCTAATTTTCCAAAAAGAGCGGCGGGCCTGGCCCGCCGCTCTTTTTTCGATCCGAAGCCTCAGGCCGCCTTTGCTTCCGGCTTTTGCAGCGCGAAGGAATGTCCGTCCGCATCGAAGATATGCAGGTCCTCGGCATTGGCGCTCAGCCGCAATGTCGAACCGCGCTTGACCTCGACATTGCCGGGCAGCTTGGTCACCAGCGGCAGGTCGGCACGGCCGATGTCGACATAGACCAGCTGGACCTCGCCGAGCTGCTCGACATAGTCGACCGTTCCCTCGAACAGATAGTCCGCGCCGGTGGCGACCATGAGGTCTTCCGGCCGCACGCCGAAGCTTACCGCCGCACCCTTCGCCGAGGCTGGCGTCGAGATCGGCACGGTCGCCTTGCGCCCGCCGACATGGCTGACGACAGTCGGGTTTCCGGTCTTGTCGATGGTCGCCGGCAGGATGTTCATGGCCGGCGAGCCGATGAACTGGGCAACGAACAGATTGCCGGGCTTCTTGTAGAGGTCCATCGGCGTGCCGACCTGTTCGATATGGCCGTCCTTAAGCACCACGATGCGGTCGGCCAGAGTCATTGCCTCGACCTGGTCGTGGGTGACGTAGATCATGGTCGTGGCGGGCATCGATTCCTTCAGCTTGGCGATCTCGATGCGGGTGGCAACGCGCAGGGCGGCGTCAAGGTTCGACAGCGGCTCGTCGAACAGGAACACTTTCGGATTGCGCACGATGGCGCGGCCGATGGCGACGCGCTGGCGCTGCCCGCCCGACATCGCCTTGGGCAGCCGGTCGAGATATTTGGTCAATTGCAGGATTTCCGCCGCCTGGCGCACACGCCGGTCGATCTCGGCCTTGTTCTCCTTGCCGATCTTCATCGAGAACGCCATGTTGTCGTAGACCGTCATGTGCGGATAGAGCGCATAGGACTGGAACACCATGGCGATGCCGCGCTTGGACGGCGGCACGTCGTTGACGACCTCACCGGCGATCTTGAGTTCGCCGGAGGTGATTTCCTCGAGCCCGGCGATCGACCGCAGCAAGGTCGACTTGCCGCAGCCCGACGGGCCGACGAAGACGATGAACTCGCCCGATTTGATATCGAGGTCGATGCCGTGGAGAATGTGCAGGTTGCCGTAGGATTTCTTCACTTGTCTCAGATTGACATCGGCCATTGGTTTCCTCCCAGTGATGTCTCAAAAACTCAGTCGATCCGTCCGAACCAGGCGCCGTAACCGCCGAGCTCGACCGAACCGGTGCTTGCCTGCCCGGAAAACCCGTGTCCCGGCAAAGGTTGCAGGGATCGGTTGCCAAGGTCAACCTTGGCCGGCTTGGCACCGAGGTTGAAGACACAGACGACCTGCTCATTGCCGGCGCGGCGCGTGAAGGCGACGGTGTCGCCCTCGCTTTCGATGAAGGTGATGTCGCCCTTGGCCAGAGCCGGATGGGCGCGGCGGAAGGTCAGGAAGCGCCGATAGTGCTCGAGCAGCGAAGCCTGGTCACCCTGCTGGACATTGACCGCCTGCGCCAGATGCTTGGCCGGCACCGGAAGCCAGGGCTTTGCCTGGGAGAAGCCGCCATTCTTGGCGTCGCCATCCCATACCATCGGCGTGCGGCAGCCGTCGCGGCCCTTGAATTCCGGCCAGAAGCGGATGCCATAGGGATCCTGCAGATCCTCGAAACGCAGTTCGGCTTCGCCGAGCCCGAGCTCTTCGCCCTGATAGATGCAGACCGAGCCGCGCAAGGACATCAGCAGCGCCGAGATGACCTTGAGATAGGCGATCAGGTCGGCTTCGCCGGCCGCCCAGCGCGAGGCCGGGCGCATCACGTCGTGGTTGGAAAACGCCCAGCACGACCAGCCGTCGCTGGCGACCTTGCCGAAGGCTTCCAGCACCGAGCGGACCTTGGCCGCGCTGATCTTTTCCGGCGCCAGGAAATCGAAGGAATAGCACATATGCACGCGCTTGCCTCCGGCGGTGTAGGCCGCCACGACTTCCAGCCCGCGCTGTGAATCGCCGACCTCGCCGACAGCGGCGGTCGCCGGATATTCGTCAAGCAGGGCGCGGAAGCGTTCGAGGAAACCGAGGTTTTCCGGTCGGCTCTTGTCGTAGATATGGTCCTGGTAATTGTAGGGATTGACCGCCGGCGCGGTCTGGTCGTTGCGCTCTTCCGGCGGCAGCGGCGGATTGTTCTCCAGGCACTGGCTGTGGAAATAGAAATTGATCGTGTCGAGGCGGAAGCCGTCGACGCCGCGTTCTAGCCAGAAGCGGGTGACATCGAGCAGCGCGTCCTGGACTTCGCGGTTGTGGAAGTTGAGGTCGGGCTGCTCGGCCAGGAAATTATGCAGATAATATTGCTGGCGGCTGGTGTCCCACTGCCAAGCCGAGCCGCCGAAGATCGACAGCCAGTTGTTGGGCGGCGTGCCGTCGGGCCTGGCGTCTGCCCAGACATACCAGTCCGCCTTGGGATTGCTGCGGCTTGACCGGCTTTCCTTGAACCAGGGATGGCTGTCGGCGGTATGCGACAGCACTTCGTCGATCATCACCTTGAGGCCGAGCCTGTGCGCCTCCGCCGTCAGCGCATCGAAATCCGCCAGCGTGCCGAACATCGGATCGACGTCGCAATAGTCCGAGACGTCGTAGCCGAAATCCTTCATAGGCGACTTGAAGAAGGGCGAGATCCAGATGGCGTCCGCGCCGAGTGCGGCGATGTAGGGAAGCCTGCCGATAATGCCCTTGAGGTCGCCGATGCCGTCGCCGTTCGAATCCTGGTAGCTGCGCGGATAGATCTGGTAGATCACCGCGCCTCGCCACCAGTCGCGGTCGATGGCGAGGTCAGGGTTCGAACTGGCTTTCAAAGCGGATTGCATTGTCTCAGCCTCCTTTCACCGAACCGGCAAGCAGCCCGCGGACGAAATAGCGCTGCAGCGAGAAGAACACGATCAGCGGCACGATGATGGTCACGAAGGCCGAGGTCGTCAGGATCTCCCAATCGCCGCCGCGTGAGCCAAGCAGTGCGTTGAGCTTGGCCGTCAGCACGATCTGGTCTGCTTCCGTACCAAGGAAAACCATCGCCACCAAGAGATCGTTCCATACCCACAGGAACTGGAAGATGGCGAAGGAGGCCAGCACCGGGAAGGACAGCGGCAGCACGATCTTGACGAAGATCTCGAAATCGCTGGCGCCGTCGATGCGCGCCGATTCCATGATTTCGCGCGGCAGGCCGGCGATGTAGCTCCTGAGCAGATAGATGGCGAAGGGCAGGCCGAAACCGGTATGCGCCAGCCAGATGCCGAGATAGGTTTTCGACGGTACGCCGAAGAACGTGCCGACGCCGTTGTAGAGTTTCAACAGCGGGATCAGCGACATCTGCAACGGCACCACCAGGAGGCCGATGATCACCGCGATCAGCAGCGCCCTGCCGGGGAAACGCATCCAGGCCAGTGCGTAGGCGGCAAAGGCGGCGATCAGGATCGGAATGACGGTCGCCGGAATGGTGACCGTCAGCGAATTCATGAACGAGCGGCCGATGCCTTCGGAAAACAGCACGGTCTTGTAGTTGTCGGGGGTGAATTTCGGCGGCGCCGACGAGGCATAGTAAACGCGCTGCCCGCGGTCGCCTTCGAACGCCTTGGGCGAAGCCATGACGAAGCTGCCGTCGGCGTTGAGCTGCAAGGTCACGCCGTCGCCGAGATCGGCCGACGTGCCGGCGGGATACTGGGTCGGTGCAGCCGACTTGACGCCGAAGGCGCTGATGTTGCGCTTGGCGCCGTCGCCGAAGATGTTGCCCTCGAGGACGAACTTGCCGTCCTTCTGGACTTGCGTCGAGGCGGCGGGCAGGCGGCCGGCTTCGGTCTGGGTGGAACTGGAGAAGGAGTTCCACCAGCCCGAGGCGATGATCTGGTCCTTGACGCGCAGCGAGGAGACCAGGATGCCCAGCGTTGGGATGGTCCAGATCGTAACGAAGACCAGCACCGCTATGTGGACGCCGAAGCGGCTGGCGAAGGACTTTCCGGTCGCGACGGCCATCTCAATGCCCTCCCGTTTCTTTGTTGGCCTGGCGGATGTTCCAGACCATGATCGGAATGACCGCGATCATGATGATGATGGCGATTGTCGCGCCGCGCCGAAATCGCCGCCGCCGCGGAACATCCAGTCGAACATCAGATTGGCCAGCACCTGGCTGTTCCACTGGCCGTTGGTCATGGTCAGCACGATGTCGAACACTTTCAGCACCAGGATGGTGATCGTGGTCCAGACCACGGCGATGGTGCCCCAGATCTGCGGCACCATGATCTTCCAGAAGATCTGGAACGGATTGGCGCCGTCGATGACGGCGGCTTCCAGCGTCTCTTCCGGAATGCCGCGCAGCGCCGAGGACAGGATGACCATGGCAAAGCCCGTCTGGATCCAGATCAGGATAATCATCAGGAAGAAATTGTTCCAGAACGGCAGCGATATCCAAACCTGCGGCTGACCGCCGAAATGCTGGATAACAGCATTCAGAATGCCGATCTGCGTCTGGCCGTCGCCGCGATACTCGTAGATGAATTTCCAGATCACGCTGGCGCCGACGAAGGAGATGGCCAGCGGCAGGAAGATCAGGCTCTTGGCGATCGTGCCCCACCAGATCTTGTCGGTGAGCACGGCAATGATCAGGCCGAGGAAGGTGCAGGCGGCGGGCACGACAGCCAGCCACAGCACGTTGTTGAGGATCGAGTTGCGGAACTCACGGTCGCCGAAGGCCCATTGATAGTTGGCCAGGCCGACGAAGTTGACGCCACCGCGATCGAGGAACGACAGCCGCAGCGTCTCGACCACGGGGTAGATGAGATAGATGGTCAGGATGATCATCGCCGGTCCGACGAACAGCCACGGCCGGACGAGTCCTTGCCGGCGCAGATTGTCGATGGCCGCGGCGCCGGCAACGCCGCGCGACGGGAATATCAGGTCGACCAGTTTGTTGGCGCCCCAGAAATAGGCGACGCAGCCGCCGACGCCGACGATGATGACAAATATGGCCGAGAAAATCTGAGACGCCATGCATTCCTCCCCTACGCATGACCCGGTGAGGCTTGATAACCTCGGGATCAGGCGCCGATTCAGTTGTCGGAGCGCAATCGGCCGCAAAAAAACTCACGTGCGGAAATGCGCTTCATGTCGATGCGCTCATGACGAAAAGCTGCGGCGTGGGCCGCTGTGGGATCCGGACGGCGAGGCCCGGATCCACTGCGAGAACTGTGCTCGTTCCCGAATTCGGCCAGCCGCCTACTTGATGGCGTCCCAGCTCTTCTGGATGTCAGTGGCGACATCTTGGGCGGACTTGCCGCCGACCAGGTCGATCATGCCGGTCCAGAACGAACCGGCGCCGATCTTGCCGGGCATCAAGTCGGAGCCGTCGAAGCGGAACGTCGAGGCGTTGGCCAGGATTTCGCCCTGTTTGCGCAGCGCGTCGCTGGCATAGGCATCCTTGTTGACCGACTTGAACGGCGTCACGAAACCGCCCTGGGCCATCCAGATTTCATGGGCAAGCGGCATCTTCAGGAATTCGATGAACGCGCGCGCACCCTTGGAGTCCTTGGTGATCATGGCCAGCGTACCGGCGCCGAGCACGGGCGTGCCGAGTTCGGGCTTGGAGGCATAGGGCGGGAAATAGAAGAAGTCCGCGTCCTGGCCAACCTTGGTGCCCTCCGGGAAGAAGGTCGGGATGAACGACGCCTGCTTGTGCAGATAGCATTTCGGCGGGACCGAGAAGAGGCCCTTCGGGCTGTCGCGGAAATCGGTCGCCGCGACCGCCTTGGCGCCGCCATCCACCATCTTGTCGTTGGTCGCGATCTTGCCGAAGATGTCGATGGCGTTGACCACCGCCGGATCGTTGAACGGAATCTCGTTCTTCACCCATTTGTCGTAGACTTCCGGCGGCTGCGTGCGCAGCATCAGGTCTTCGACCCAGTCGGTCGCCGGCCAGCCGGTGGCGCCGCCCGAACCGAGCCCGATGCACCATGGCGTGCCGCCATCGGCGATGATCTTCTTCTCGAGGTCGGCGAGTTCTTCCTGCGTCTTCGGAACCGTGTAGCCGGCTTCCTTGAAATTATCCGGCGAGTACCAGACCAGCGATTTCACGTCGGCCTTGTAGGGGAAGGCGAAGAAGCCGGGCTTGCCGTCCTTGTCCTTGAAGGTGCCGAGGTCGACCCAGGACTGGCCGGCGCCGTAATTATCCTTGACCCATTTGGCGGTATCGTCGCCGAGCGGCGTCAACAGGCCCTTCGACGCCAGGTCCTGGATCAGGCCAGGCTGTGGCAGCACGGCGATGTTGGGCGGGCTGCCGGCCTGGGTGTCGATGACGATCTGCTGTTCGTAATTCTCCGACGAGGAGTATTTGATCTCGGCGCCTGTCGCTTCCTGGAAATATTCAAGAACCGTGCGGATCAGACCCTCGTCCTCGCCGCGCCAGGGTCCGAAGATGGTCAGGGTCTCGCCCTTGAGATCGACTTTCTTGAGCTCTTCGTAATTTGCCCAGTTGAAGCGCTTGTCCTCGCCCGGCTTGAACTTCAGTTCGGCATGCGCGGGCGCGCTCAGGGCGAACGTGGCAAACGCAGCGCCCAGCAAAAGCATTTTCTTCATCGGTATTCCCTCCCAGTGGGTCACATACACCGGACGGAACCTCCATTCCGCCCGCCGACGCGGCAGGACTGTGACTCAGTCGCAAGGAAACCGCAACCTTTCGAAGAGTCTTCCAAAGCGCTTTGGCTTTTCCGATCACGCCATTGAATCGAGCGGAAGTCAAGAGGCTCGCTTTAGCTAATCGATTTAATTCTGCGGATTCTGACGCTGAAAAGTGCAGCGCAGCATGCTTTTTTGGCAACGCAACAGCAATTTTTTGTTTCAAACCGGTCCCAACCCTGACTATGGTCGTCCCGGTGCCGTCGCGCCCTAGTGGCGCTTGGGTCGATTCAATTTAAAAGCGCTTTGAGGGAATGGAGACCGTTGTGAACCTCAAGCAGCTCGCGCAAATGCTGGCGCTCTCCCAGACCACGGTAAGCCGGGCACTGAACGGCTACCCGGAGGTCAACGAGGAAACGCGCAGGCGTGTCATGGACGCGGCCAAGCGCCATGGTTATCGCCCCAATCCGAGCGCGCGGCGGCTGGCGACCGGCAAGTCCGGCATGATCGGCTATGTCCTGCCGACGGGCGCGGCCGTCGACATCGATCCGCATTTCGTCGAATTCCTGTCCGGCCTCGGCGACTATGCCCGCTCGCATGAGCTCGACCTCGTTCTGTCGCCGGCCGATGCCGACGACCAGGAGACGACTTACCGGCGCATCGTCGCCAACCGGCAGGTCGATGCCGTCTATATCTCTTCGCCGCGGCCGCAGGACAGTCGGGTGGCGCTGGTCAGCACGCTCGGCATTCCTTTCCTCGTCCATGGTCGCAGCGAAGGCTTCGATTTCGACTATCCCTATCTCGATATCGACAATGAGGGTGCCTTCCACGAGGCGGCGCGGCTGCTGGTGCAGCTCGGCCACCGGCGGCTGGCGCTGATCAATGGCGACGACCGTGAGACCTTCGCCATCCACCGCGAGCGCGGCGTGCGCCGGGCGCTTGCCGCAAGCGGGCTGACCTTGGGCGAACGCCACGTCTGCTCCGTGGTCATGACCGAGGAGAACGGCTATCGCGCCACCAGGCGTCTGCTCGAGGCGGGCGACGCGCCGACGGCGATCGCCTGCTCCAGCCTGATCATGGCGCTGGGCGTCGTGCGCGCGGTGCGCGACCTCGGCCTGACGATTCCCGGCGATGTCTCGCTGATCGCCCATGACGACGTCTTTCCCTGGCTGAAGCCGGAGAATTTTTCCGTGCCGCTGTCGACGACACGCTCGTCGATCCGTCTCGCCGGCGCCCGCGTCGCCGAACGGCTGGCGGCGCGGATATCGGGGCTGGAAGAAGGCGCCCGCGGCGAGGTCTGGCCGGTCGACCTGGTGGTGCGAGGCTCGGTCGCCGGAGCGCCGGGGTAGCTAGGCAGGCTGATAGCGGCAGACAACTACTTCGCCGCTTCCGCCGCCTTGAGGTCCAGCAGCCCATAGCCGAAATCATTGTCGCGCCCTTTCGGGCCGAGATCTTTCGCCGTTGCCGCCAACGCTTTCTCGATGTCGTTGGCCGAGCGGTCGGGCGAAGCATGGAGGAGATTGGCGATGGCGCCGCTCACGATCGCCGCGGCGAACGAGGTGCCGGTGACGACATCGGAGCCGGCGCCGCTCGGTGCCACCATCTCGACGCCGGGGGCCGAGATGAAGACATAGGCGCCGCGATTTGCCTGCGGCATCAGCCCGTCCTTGGCGTCGGTCGCGGTCACCGCGATGACGCCGTCGAAGGCCGCCGGATAGCCATAGGGCGCCTTCGGGCCGTTGTTGCCGGCGGCGGCGACCAGCACCATGCCGAGCGCGCGGGCATTGCGGCAGGCGGCGCCGAGCAGATCATTCTTCGGCCCGACGAAGCTCATATTGATGATGCTGACATTCTGCTCCGCCGCCCAGTCGAGCGCCGACAGGATGACGTCCATGGTCGACTTGCCGCCTTCGAAGGCGCGGGCGTGATAGATCCTGGCGCCGGGCGCCATGCCTTCCAGCGCGCCGACGCCGGCGATCAGCCCGTCGACCGAAGTGCCGTGATCGCGCTTTTCGATCGGCACGTCAGGCATGGCGTCGAACTGCGCGGCGATGACGCCGGCCAGCGCCGGATTGGCGTCGTCGATGCCGGTATCGATGACGGCAACCCTGACGTTCTCGCCGCTCGCCT is a genomic window of Mesorhizobium huakuii containing:
- a CDS encoding ABC transporter ATP-binding protein; amino-acid sequence: MADVNLRQVKKSYGNLHILHGIDLDIKSGEFIVFVGPSGCGKSTLLRSIAGLEEITSGELKIAGEVVNDVPPSKRGIAMVFQSYALYPHMTVYDNMAFSMKIGKENKAEIDRRVRQAAEILQLTKYLDRLPKAMSGGQRQRVAIGRAIVRNPKVFLFDEPLSNLDAALRVATRIEIAKLKESMPATTMIYVTHDQVEAMTLADRIVVLKDGHIEQVGTPMDLYKKPGNLFVAQFIGSPAMNILPATIDKTGNPTVVSHVGGRKATVPISTPASAKGAAVSFGVRPEDLMVATGADYLFEGTVDYVEQLGEVQLVYVDIGRADLPLVTKLPGNVEVKRGSTLRLSANAEDLHIFDADGHSFALQKPEAKAA
- a CDS encoding alpha-glucosidase family protein; translated protein: MQSALKASSNPDLAIDRDWWRGAVIYQIYPRSYQDSNGDGIGDLKGIIGRLPYIAALGADAIWISPFFKSPMKDFGYDVSDYCDVDPMFGTLADFDALTAEAHRLGLKVMIDEVLSHTADSHPWFKESRSSRSNPKADWYVWADARPDGTPPNNWLSIFGGSAWQWDTSRQQYYLHNFLAEQPDLNFHNREVQDALLDVTRFWLERGVDGFRLDTINFYFHSQCLENNPPLPPEERNDQTAPAVNPYNYQDHIYDKSRPENLGFLERFRALLDEYPATAAVGEVGDSQRGLEVVAAYTAGGKRVHMCYSFDFLAPEKISAAKVRSVLEAFGKVASDGWSCWAFSNHDVMRPASRWAAGEADLIAYLKVISALLMSLRGSVCIYQGEELGLGEAELRFEDLQDPYGIRFWPEFKGRDGCRTPMVWDGDAKNGGFSQAKPWLPVPAKHLAQAVNVQQGDQASLLEHYRRFLTFRRAHPALAKGDITFIESEGDTVAFTRRAGNEQVVCVFNLGAKPAKVDLGNRSLQPLPGHGFSGQASTGSVELGGYGAWFGRID
- a CDS encoding carbohydrate ABC transporter permease; the encoded protein is MAVATGKSFASRFGVHIAVLVFVTIWTIPTLGILVSSLRVKDQIIASGWWNSFSSSTQTEAGRLPAASTQVQKDGKFVLEGNIFGDGAKRNISAFGVKSAAPTQYPAGTSADLGDGVTLQLNADGSFVMASPKAFEGDRGQRVYYASSAPPKFTPDNYKTVLFSEGIGRSFMNSLTVTIPATVIPILIAAFAAYALAWMRFPGRALLIAVIIGLLVVPLQMSLIPLLKLYNGVGTFFGVPSKTYLGIWLAHTGFGLPFAIYLLRSYIAGLPREIMESARIDGASDFEIFVKIVLPLSFPVLASFAIFQFLWVWNDLLVAMVFLGTEADQIVLTAKLNALLGSRGGDWEILTTSAFVTIIVPLIVFFSLQRYFVRGLLAGSVKGG
- a CDS encoding ABC transporter substrate-binding protein, whose amino-acid sequence is MKKMLLLGAAFATFALSAPAHAELKFKPGEDKRFNWANYEELKKVDLKGETLTIFGPWRGEDEGLIRTVLEYFQEATGAEIKYSSSENYEQQIVIDTQAGSPPNIAVLPQPGLIQDLASKGLLTPLGDDTAKWVKDNYGAGQSWVDLGTFKDKDGKPGFFAFPYKADVKSLVWYSPDNFKEAGYTVPKTQEELADLEKKIIADGGTPWCIGLGSGGATGWPATDWVEDLMLRTQPPEVYDKWVKNEIPFNDPAVVNAIDIFGKIATNDKMVDGGAKAVAATDFRDSPKGLFSVPPKCYLHKQASFIPTFFPEGTKVGQDADFFYFPPYASKPELGTPVLGAGTLAMITKDSKGARAFIEFLKMPLAHEIWMAQGGFVTPFKSVNKDAYASDALRKQGEILANASTFRFDGSDLMPGKIGAGSFWTGMIDLVGGKSAQDVATDIQKSWDAIK
- a CDS encoding substrate-binding domain-containing protein, translated to MNLKQLAQMLALSQTTVSRALNGYPEVNEETRRRVMDAAKRHGYRPNPSARRLATGKSGMIGYVLPTGAAVDIDPHFVEFLSGLGDYARSHELDLVLSPADADDQETTYRRIVANRQVDAVYISSPRPQDSRVALVSTLGIPFLVHGRSEGFDFDYPYLDIDNEGAFHEAARLLVQLGHRRLALINGDDRETFAIHRERGVRRALAASGLTLGERHVCSVVMTEENGYRATRRLLEAGDAPTAIACSSLIMALGVVRAVRDLGLTIPGDVSLIAHDDVFPWLKPENFSVPLSTTRSSIRLAGARVAERLAARISGLEEGARGEVWPVDLVVRGSVAGAPG
- a CDS encoding S8 family serine peptidase; this translates as MTIAAVPASAQTNAATSDQTKIDCRNGTNAAGADCAKDGGGANDNAGGAGPAQAGAVFLPALIVDLFPNPVAPPEPVPAPRPEPATPPGNNQAGPPAGGPIISPTDLIAVLPPRAVAGEFVPDEVLVTVDGDAGAVQQIAASFGLEVRSQRQSRLLGTTLVRFGIPDGRPVGVVLAQLAADGRTQRREPNHIYTLQQAAGIVNYAFGRIELDSKQASGENVRVAVIDTGIDDANPALAGVIAAQFDAMPDVPIEKRDHGTSVDGLIAGVGALEGMAPGARIYHARAFEGGKSTMDVILSALDWAAEQNVSIINMSFVGPKNDLLGAACRNARALGMVLVAAAGNNGPKAPYGYPAAFDGVIAVTATDAKDGLMPQANRGAYVFISAPGVEMVAPSGAGSDVVTGTSFAAAIVSGAIANLLHASPDRSANDIEKALAATAKDLGPKGRDNDFGYGLLDLKAAEAAK